ATCCCAcgtacacctaaatcactctctctaaatctaggtgatgattattctttaacccatAGGGTCATTTTATAGTGTCAAATACAATAACCTTATCCTAATAGAATTAAGAATTGTTATTCTAgtctaactagatttaaagactattttataaggtatactaatttaattaaaattaaacaatcctaattaaatcacaattcaagactatcctaacaaagaataaacaagaaaacaaTATAATCAATCTAATGAAACAACATATGAGTATTGTTGACTGCGTATCTATTATCTACCtacatattattattattattattattatttgcaCCTGAAAATATATCTTTATATGTTTCggtactttttattttattcttgcAATATAGGCCCACTTCATTTGAAGAATTTGGAATCTCTCCGCATATACTTGACTCCTCTGGAAAACAACTTTCTTCAAACAATTGGAGCAATGCCTTCTTTGAAGTCTTTATCATTATGGAATTGTGGACTCAACGGCACCTTAGCTACACAAGGTTGAGATTGATATTACCCtctcttgttttctctttAGCTGTTCTATTCTGTTTTGAAGTTACCTTCTTTTTAAGTACTTTTTTTGTCTTATTCATGTTGTCACTTTTGCATTTCAAcaatatctttttattattatgatttcatttcaaatttttctatatAGTCAGAAAAGACAGCAAGCATGAACGGATCTAAAACAAttcattataaaatttaaaatgtgtAAACAGTTTTTTGATATCATTCTTATTTGCCCCCACCCCACCCCCTctctattaattttattaaattattttggttCATATATTTATTCTTATAAATTCTACCCTTTTTCCTCAAATATTTACATTATTGTActtttttaaactatttttattttgccagagttctttttgttttaataatttctttgattATTCCAATATACACagtcaaattttcatataattaatagttaacTTTTGCcataaaattcttttgtcATATGTGATCTTTTATCTTTTGTCAAAtgattttttcaaatatatttttccaaTGGTAAATACAATTAATATATTCATTTCtatgtaaataaatttaattaatataaagtattataaaaataataattaatattatattaaatttaatattggtccttttattaaaaatcttGACTCCATCCCATTTAAATAAGGTTATACAAACTATATACGTAAACTATATTTGAGACTTATttattaagatttaatttgattggtatttactttttattttttgctttatGCTTATTGTtattggtcattttttttgtattcatttgttattttcttcctttctattcatattttaccaaaaaaaaaatcaaaacaaaaatatcaaccaaataaaatctaaatacTACTTTTTTTGTAGTTATAAAGTTGTAGTAATTTGCAACTACATCTTTTGAAACATAATTGGTAACTTCTTATTGAACAGTTTGGCAAAATTTGACAAGTTTGGAAGAGTTGAGTGTGGAATTTTCATCTTTCCCTTCCAACTTTATTCAAGTTATTGGAATACTGACTTCTCTTAAAAGGTTGGAAGTGTCGGGTTGGGAGGTGAATGGCAACCTCTCTATGCATGGTTAGTGagatctttcaattttttagttattaatccattttatttatttcattgttTAGATTAAACACATATTTCTTACCACTTTGTCAttcaaataatcatatattcaaaattaaaagaactCTTTTTAATGAATGttccaaaaaaatttcaataatgtATATCACTCCTTATAAGTCTATTTGTAATAGACCATTCCCTGcaccaaataaaaaagaaagaaaaaaaggtaaaagagTT
This Theobroma cacao cultivar B97-61/B2 unplaced genomic scaffold, Criollo_cocoa_genome_V2, whole genome shotgun sequence DNA region includes the following protein-coding sequences:
- the LOC18588871 gene encoding receptor-like protein kinase 5 encodes the protein MFRYFLFYSCNIGPLHLKNLESLRIYLTPLENNFLQTIGAMPSLKSLSLWNCGLNGTLATQVWQNLTSLEELSVEFSSFPSNFIQVIGILTSLKRLEVSGWEVNGNLSMHAWQTLTSLEELSVEFLSLPSNFIQDIGAMTSLKNLYVFDCEVNGNLSINGPLHVKNLESLSIDSTPLESNFLQTIGAVPSLKSISLWNCGLNGTLRTQG